The Terriglobales bacterium genomic interval TGGTGGCACGGAGCGCTCATCGGGCTGCTGCATGCGCTGTTCGTGCTGGTGGTGGTGGCGGTGCTGCTGCCGGGCGTGCACCCGCGGATGGCGAGCGAGCAGCACGGCCCGGAAGCGGGACGCGTGCTCGAACCGCCGGGCTTCCTGGCGCTGAACTACGGGATCCAGACACCGCTCTCGGTGTTCGTCTCGCACGCGGTGTTCGGCGCGGTGCTGGGCGCCTTCTACCGGCTGCACTGATCAGGCGGCCGGAAACGCGATGGTGGTGAGCAGGGCGTTCTCCGCCTGGCGCGAGTCGAGGCGCGTGTGCTGCACGACGATGGGGACGTCGGAGCGGATGACGCTGGAGTAGTCGGTGTCGCGCGGGATGGGCTCGGGGTCGCGCAGGTCGTTGAAGCGCAGGTGCAGTGTGCGGCGCGGCGGCAGGGTGACGCGGTACGGCCCGCTGGGCTCGCGGTCCTTATAGAAGATGGTGATCTCGATGCGCGCCTCGCGGTCGCCGGCGTTGAGCAGGCAGGCGGTCTCGTGGCTGGTCATCTGCGGCGCGGGGCCGTGGCTCTCCGACGGGATGTAGCCTTCGGCGATGGCCCAGACTCTTGCTCCGATCGCATCGTTCATCGTTCCTCCTTCATTTGCGCGCGAGGCGCCAAAAGACGAAAGCACCGGCGGCGAGCAGTCCGAGGGTGGTTGCGGCCCGGGAGCGCGCCTTGCGGCGCGCGGCCGCCCGTTTCCGGATGAGCGCCGTCTCCGGCGGTCCTTCGACGGCGGCGCCCTGCTTGGCCAGTTGGATCACCTCGGCGAGATGCAGGGCGTGGCGGCCGGTCTGCTGCGCGATCTGCTCGCGGCAACTGAAGCCGTCGGCGAGGATGAAGGTCTCGCGGTCCGCCGCGCGCACCGCCGGCAGCAGCGCGCGCTCGCCGACGGCGATCGAGACGTCATACTTATCGCTCTCGAAGCCGAACGAACCTGCCATGCCGCAGCAGCCAGAGGCGAGGA includes:
- a CDS encoding sensory rhodopsin transducer, coding for MNDAIGARVWAIAEGYIPSESHGPAPQMTSHETACLLNAGDREARIEITIFYKDREPSGPYRVTLPPRRTLHLRFNDLRDPEPIPRDTDYSSVIRSDVPIVVQHTRLDSRQAENALLTTIAFPAA